In Streptomyces sp. NBC_01707, a genomic segment contains:
- a CDS encoding pyridoxamine 5'-phosphate oxidase family protein, whose protein sequence is MTSTSWAAFQSAEPDFAETVRARFGLYKHHVLATLRKDGSPRVTGLEVDFRFGELWLGMMPNSRKALDLRRDPRFAVQANPGPDDTMADADVRISGRAVEETDPGVLARFVEEAKPPEPFHLFRTELTEVVRTGLKGEELIIQTWRPGAPLRTLHRGNDDSTPREAT, encoded by the coding sequence ATGACATCGACTTCCTGGGCAGCGTTCCAGTCGGCGGAGCCGGACTTCGCCGAGACCGTTCGGGCCCGCTTCGGGCTGTACAAGCACCACGTCCTGGCCACCCTGCGCAAGGACGGCTCGCCGCGTGTGACCGGGCTGGAGGTGGACTTCCGCTTCGGAGAGCTGTGGCTCGGCATGATGCCGAACTCGCGCAAGGCACTCGACCTGCGGCGAGATCCGCGGTTCGCGGTGCAGGCCAACCCGGGACCGGACGACACGATGGCCGACGCCGACGTCCGGATCTCCGGCCGCGCGGTGGAGGAGACCGACCCCGGCGTCCTGGCCCGCTTCGTCGAGGAGGCCAAGCCGCCGGAGCCGTTCCACCTGTTCCGCACGGAACTGACGGAGGTGGTCCGCACGGGGTTGAAGGGCGAAGAACTGATCATCCAGACCTGGCGCCCGGGCGCCCCGCTGCGCACACTCCACCGGGGAAATGACGACAGCACCCCGCGCGAGGCGACCTGA
- a CDS encoding acyl-CoA dehydrogenase family protein codes for MRFLLDDGQRDFARSLDSMLSAAQTPAAVRAWGAGEHGPGRALWARLAEAGVFALAIPEAYEGLGPLPVELAVAFLELGRHAVPGPVVETVAAGVLLSRVGGPVAKEWLPRMASGTVSATLLLDDGAFALDADAVDAVFVVSGDELRLASGHGPLHASSDPARRLFRVEPGGQLLASGPRVVEAAGAAADWAAFATAAQALGTGEALLRATVAYVKQRTQFGVAIGSFQAVKHRLADTLIGLEFARPLLYGAAAALAEGAPHAGADVAAAKVAAGEAAYAAARTALQLHGAVGYTEELDLSVWMRKAGPLRDAWGVRGDCRERLVAGGARWPLRR; via the coding sequence ATGCGATTCCTCCTCGACGACGGGCAGCGCGATTTCGCCCGCTCGCTGGACTCGATGCTGTCGGCCGCGCAGACGCCCGCGGCGGTCCGGGCGTGGGGCGCCGGGGAGCACGGGCCGGGGCGGGCCCTGTGGGCGCGGCTCGCAGAGGCGGGGGTGTTCGCGCTCGCGATACCGGAGGCGTACGAGGGTCTCGGACCGCTCCCGGTGGAACTCGCGGTGGCCTTCCTGGAGCTGGGGCGGCACGCGGTGCCGGGGCCGGTGGTGGAGACGGTGGCGGCGGGGGTACTGCTGAGCCGGGTGGGCGGTCCGGTGGCGAAGGAGTGGCTGCCCCGCATGGCGTCGGGGACGGTGTCGGCGACTCTCCTGCTCGACGACGGGGCGTTCGCGCTGGACGCGGACGCCGTGGACGCGGTGTTCGTGGTGTCGGGGGACGAGCTGCGGCTCGCGTCCGGACACGGCCCGCTCCACGCTTCGTCCGATCCGGCACGGCGGCTGTTCCGGGTCGAGCCCGGCGGACAGCTGCTCGCCTCGGGGCCGCGGGTGGTGGAGGCGGCCGGCGCGGCCGCGGACTGGGCGGCGTTCGCCACGGCGGCGCAGGCGCTCGGAACGGGCGAGGCGCTGCTGCGGGCCACGGTCGCGTACGTGAAGCAGCGCACCCAGTTCGGGGTGGCGATCGGATCGTTCCAGGCGGTCAAGCATCGACTGGCGGACACGCTGATCGGCCTGGAGTTCGCCCGTCCGCTGCTGTACGGGGCTGCGGCGGCGCTCGCCGAAGGGGCGCCGCACGCGGGAGCGGATGTGGCGGCGGCGAAGGTCGCGGCCGGCGAAGCGGCATACGCGGCGGCGCGGACCGCGCTGCAGCTGCATGGGGCGGTGGGGTACACCGAGGAGCTGGATCTCTCGGTGTGGATGCGGAAGGCGGGTCCGTTGCGGGATGCCTGGGGGGTGCGGGGGGATTGCCGGGAGCGGCTGGTGGCCGGGGGTGCCCGGTGGCCGCTTCGCCGTTGA
- a CDS encoding acyl-CoA dehydrogenase family protein, with product MDLTFTPDQDAFRAEARQWLRTHVPAEPLPSLETAEGFAAHREWEARLHADRWSVVSWPSAYGGRGADIFEWLIFEEEYYAAGGPGRVSQNGINLLAPTLFDHATDEQRARVLPPMASGEVIWAQAWSEPESGSDLASLRSRAVRTDGGWLLSGQKTWSSRAAFADRAFGIFRTDPEAAKPHHGLTYLMFDLSAPGVSVRPIGRLDGKPAFAELFLDEVFVPDEDIIGEPGQGWRIAMSATGDERGLTLRSPGRFLAAADRLAELWCTHGDPSDTAMRDRVADALIGARAYQLFTYTHASRFAAGEAARTEPRAGGTGAESSLNKVFWSEYDIALHETALDLLGPDGELAEGEWAQGYVFSLAGPIYAGTNEIQRDIIAERLLGLPKGRR from the coding sequence ATGGATCTGACCTTCACCCCCGATCAGGACGCGTTCCGGGCCGAGGCCCGGCAGTGGCTGCGGACCCATGTGCCCGCCGAACCGCTGCCCTCCCTGGAGACGGCGGAAGGTTTCGCCGCGCACCGGGAGTGGGAGGCGCGGCTCCACGCGGACCGCTGGTCGGTCGTCTCCTGGCCGTCCGCGTACGGCGGCCGGGGCGCCGACATCTTCGAGTGGCTGATCTTCGAGGAGGAGTACTACGCGGCGGGCGGCCCCGGCCGGGTCTCGCAGAACGGCATCAACCTGCTCGCCCCGACACTCTTCGACCACGCGACGGACGAGCAGCGGGCCCGGGTCCTGCCGCCGATGGCCAGTGGCGAGGTGATCTGGGCGCAGGCCTGGTCCGAGCCGGAGTCGGGCTCGGACCTGGCGTCGCTCCGGTCGCGCGCGGTGCGCACGGACGGCGGCTGGCTGCTTTCGGGGCAGAAGACCTGGTCCTCACGGGCCGCGTTCGCGGACCGGGCGTTCGGGATCTTCCGCACGGACCCCGAGGCCGCGAAGCCGCACCACGGGCTGACCTATCTGATGTTCGACCTGTCGGCGCCGGGCGTCTCCGTCCGGCCGATCGGACGGCTCGACGGCAAACCGGCCTTCGCCGAACTCTTCCTGGACGAGGTGTTCGTACCGGACGAGGACATCATCGGCGAGCCGGGGCAGGGCTGGCGCATCGCCATGTCGGCCACCGGCGACGAGCGCGGGCTGACGCTGCGCTCCCCCGGCCGGTTCCTGGCCGCCGCGGACCGGCTGGCCGAGCTGTGGTGTACCCACGGCGACCCGTCGGACACGGCAATGCGGGACCGGGTCGCGGACGCGCTGATCGGGGCGCGCGCGTACCAGCTGTTCACGTACACCCATGCGTCGCGCTTCGCGGCGGGTGAAGCGGCCCGGACGGAGCCGAGAGCGGGGGGCACCGGCGCCGAGTCGAGTCTGAACAAGGTGTTCTGGTCGGAGTACGACATCGCGCTGCACGAGACGGCGCTCGATCTGCTCGGCCCGGACGGCGAACTGGCGGAGGGCGAGTGGGCGCAGGGATACGTCTTCTCCCTCGCGGGCCCGATCTACGCCGGCACGAACGAGATCCAGCGGGACATCATCGCCGAGCGGCTGCTCGGCCTGCCGAAGGGACGGCGCTGA
- a CDS encoding SDR family oxidoreductase: MSAPQYVPGHQLLAGRTAVITAAAGAGIGGATARRFLEEGARVAIGDAHARRLKETEQALAEEFGAANVTSLPCDVTDETQVQALFAHAEQAHGCLDIVVNNAGLGGTAELTEMTDAQWSKVLDVTLTGTFRCTRAALRSLRSAGRGGVVVNNASVVGWRAQTGQAHYAAAKAGVMALTRCAAVEAAAYGVRVNAVAPSLAMHPHLVKVTSAELLDQLTRKEAFGRYAEPWEIANVIVFLASGYSSYMTGEVVPVSSQHA, from the coding sequence GTGAGCGCACCGCAGTACGTACCGGGACACCAGCTGCTGGCCGGCCGGACCGCCGTCATCACCGCGGCCGCCGGCGCCGGGATCGGCGGCGCCACCGCCCGTAGATTCCTGGAGGAAGGCGCCCGCGTCGCCATCGGCGACGCACACGCCCGCCGGCTCAAGGAGACCGAGCAGGCGCTCGCCGAGGAGTTCGGCGCCGCGAACGTCACCTCCCTGCCCTGCGACGTCACCGACGAGACCCAGGTCCAGGCCCTCTTCGCCCACGCCGAACAGGCCCACGGCTGCCTCGACATCGTCGTCAACAACGCCGGACTCGGCGGTACCGCCGAGCTCACCGAGATGACCGACGCACAGTGGTCCAAGGTCCTCGACGTCACCCTGACCGGCACCTTCCGCTGCACCCGCGCCGCCCTGCGCTCCCTCAGGTCCGCGGGCCGCGGTGGCGTCGTCGTCAACAACGCCTCGGTCGTCGGCTGGCGCGCCCAGACCGGCCAGGCCCACTACGCGGCCGCGAAGGCAGGTGTCATGGCGCTCACCCGGTGCGCCGCGGTCGAGGCGGCCGCATACGGCGTACGGGTCAACGCCGTCGCCCCCAGCCTCGCCATGCACCCCCACCTGGTGAAGGTCACCTCCGCCGAACTCCTCGACCAGCTGACCCGTAAGGAGGCCTTCGGCCGGTATGCCGAACCCTGGGAGATCGCCAACGTCATCGTCTTCCTGGCCAGCGGCTACTCCTCGTACATGACGGGCGAAGTGGTCCCCGTCAGCAGCCAACATGCCTGA
- a CDS encoding TetR/AcrR family transcriptional regulator yields MPTKKKPQVTPSPERRRELLDTAAEVFAAQGYNATTVRRIADEAGMLAGSLYYHFDSKESMIDEILSTFLTELWEGYDAVLAADLGPRETIEALVTESFREIDRHRAAVAIYQKESKHLATQPRFAYLVDSQQKFEKAWLGTLERGVAAAVFRADLDIRLTYRFVRDTVWVAASWYRPGGQHSPEEIARQYLSMVLDGIALDT; encoded by the coding sequence GTGCCTACCAAGAAGAAGCCCCAGGTGACCCCCTCGCCCGAGCGGCGCCGCGAACTGCTCGACACCGCCGCCGAGGTCTTCGCCGCGCAGGGATACAACGCCACCACAGTCCGCAGGATCGCGGACGAGGCGGGCATGCTCGCGGGCAGCCTCTACTACCACTTCGATTCCAAGGAATCGATGATCGACGAGATCCTCTCGACCTTCCTCACCGAACTCTGGGAGGGCTACGACGCGGTGCTCGCCGCCGACCTCGGCCCCCGCGAGACGATCGAGGCCCTCGTCACCGAGTCCTTCCGGGAGATCGATCGGCACCGCGCGGCCGTCGCCATCTACCAGAAGGAGTCCAAGCACCTCGCCACCCAGCCGCGCTTCGCCTATCTCGTCGACTCCCAGCAGAAGTTCGAGAAGGCCTGGCTCGGCACGCTGGAACGCGGCGTCGCCGCCGCGGTCTTCCGCGCCGACCTCGACATCCGGCTCACGTACCGGTTCGTCCGCGACACCGTCTGGGTCGCGGCCTCCTGGTACCGGCCCGGCGGACAGCACAGCCCCGAGGAGATCGCCCGCCAGTACCTCTCGATGGTCCTGGACGGGATCGCACTCGACACCTGA
- a CDS encoding acetyl-CoA C-acetyltransferase: MAEAYIVEAVRTPVGRRKGGLGAVHPADLGAHVLRALVERAGIDPVAVEDVVFGCLDTVGPQAGDIARTCWLAAGLPEEVPGVTVDRQCGSSQQAVHFAAQGVLSGTQDLVVAGGTQNMTQIPIAFASRQAAEPLGLTEGPYAGSEGWRARYGDQPVNQFHGAQLIAEKWGISRRDMEEFALRSHRRAIRAVDEGRFARETVAYGDVTVDEGPRRDTTLEKMAALPPVLDGGTITAACSSQVSDGAAAMLIASERAVAEHGLTPRARIHHLSVRGEDPIRMLSAPVPATAYALKKAGMTIDDIDLVEINEAFAPVVLAWLKETGADPDRVNVNGGAIALGHPLGATGTRLMTTLLHELERTGGRYGLQTMCEGGGQANVTIIERL, encoded by the coding sequence ATGGCCGAGGCCTACATCGTCGAAGCGGTACGCACCCCCGTCGGCCGCCGCAAGGGTGGCCTCGGGGCCGTCCACCCCGCCGACCTCGGCGCCCATGTCCTGCGGGCCCTCGTCGAGCGCGCCGGCATCGACCCGGTGGCCGTCGAGGACGTCGTCTTCGGCTGCCTCGACACCGTCGGGCCGCAGGCCGGCGACATCGCCCGGACCTGCTGGCTGGCCGCCGGACTGCCCGAAGAGGTCCCCGGCGTCACCGTCGACCGCCAGTGCGGCTCCTCGCAGCAGGCCGTCCACTTCGCCGCCCAGGGTGTCCTCTCCGGCACCCAGGACCTGGTCGTCGCGGGCGGCACCCAGAACATGACGCAGATCCCGATCGCGTTCGCCTCCCGTCAGGCCGCCGAGCCCCTCGGCCTCACCGAAGGCCCGTACGCGGGCAGCGAGGGCTGGCGCGCCCGGTACGGCGACCAGCCGGTCAACCAGTTCCACGGCGCCCAGCTGATTGCCGAGAAGTGGGGCATCAGCCGCCGCGACATGGAGGAGTTCGCGCTCCGCTCCCACCGGCGGGCGATCCGCGCCGTCGACGAGGGCCGCTTCGCCCGCGAGACCGTCGCGTACGGGGACGTCACCGTCGACGAGGGACCGCGCCGCGACACCACCCTGGAGAAGATGGCCGCGCTCCCGCCTGTCCTGGACGGCGGCACGATCACCGCCGCCTGTTCCTCCCAGGTCTCCGACGGGGCCGCCGCGATGCTCATCGCCTCCGAACGTGCCGTCGCCGAACACGGCCTCACCCCGCGTGCCCGCATCCACCACCTCTCGGTACGCGGCGAGGACCCGATCCGGATGCTGTCGGCGCCCGTCCCGGCCACCGCGTACGCACTGAAGAAGGCCGGCATGACCATCGACGACATCGACCTGGTCGAGATCAACGAGGCGTTCGCGCCGGTGGTGCTGGCCTGGCTGAAGGAGACCGGCGCCGACCCGGACAGGGTCAACGTCAACGGCGGGGCGATCGCGCTCGGTCACCCACTCGGCGCCACCGGCACCCGACTCATGACGACGCTGCTGCACGAGCTGGAGCGCACGGGCGGCCGCTACGGCCTGCAGACCATGTGCGAGGGCGGCGGACAGGCGAACGTGACGATCATCGAAAGGCTCTGA
- a CDS encoding cold-shock protein, translating into MATGTVKWFNSEKGFGFIEQDGGGADVFAHYSNIATSGFRELQEGQKVSFDVTQGQKGPQAENIVPA; encoded by the coding sequence ATGGCTACTGGAACCGTGAAGTGGTTCAACTCGGAAAAGGGCTTCGGCTTCATCGAGCAGGACGGCGGCGGCGCCGACGTCTTCGCCCACTACTCCAACATCGCCACCTCGGGCTTCCGTGAGCTCCAGGAGGGCCAGAAGGTCTCCTTCGACGTCACGCAGGGCCAGAAGGGCCCGCAGGCGGAGAACATCGTCCCGGCCTAA
- a CDS encoding DEAD/DEAH box helicase gives MTRSERQDRPARTRPSRGRGTAPAQATAKGSGKGSGKASPRRRATPPQGEFALPESMTPALPAVEAFAELDMPAALLKTLAAQGVTDPFPIQGATLPNSLAGRDILGRGRTGSGKTLAFGLALLARTAGRRSEPRAPLALVLVPTRELAQQVTDALTPYATSVNLRLATVVGGMSITKQSGTLRRGAEVLVATPGRLKDLIERGDCRLDQVSITVLDEADQMADMGFMPQVVALLKQVEPDGQRMLFSATLDKNIDRLVKMFLTDPVVHSVDPSAGAVTTMEHHVLHVADETDKKAVATRIAAREGRVIMFVDTKRAADRFAKRLLASGVRAAALHGGRSQPQRNRTLDQFKNGQVTALVATNVAARGIHVDDLDLVVNVDPPTDHKDYLHRGGRTARAGESGSVVTLVLPEEKREMTRLMADAGIAPRTTRIKSSDEELTRITGAREPSGIAVVVEVPQPTQPKPRTRSGGAGAGTGGTFRAGSRGRGRRGGAGTGSGSAQGGSEARSGGAVRAGGAVRAGGSGRGNGSGAGAGRAGGSGRSSGSAAARGRRAA, from the coding sequence ATGACCCGCTCCGAACGCCAGGACCGACCCGCCCGCACTCGCCCGTCGAGGGGGCGCGGCACGGCCCCGGCACAGGCAACCGCCAAGGGTTCCGGCAAGGGATCCGGCAAGGCGTCGCCCCGTCGCAGGGCCACGCCGCCGCAGGGCGAATTCGCCCTGCCCGAATCCATGACCCCCGCACTGCCCGCCGTCGAGGCGTTCGCCGAGCTGGACATGCCCGCCGCCCTGCTGAAGACCCTTGCCGCGCAGGGCGTCACCGACCCGTTCCCGATCCAGGGCGCCACCCTGCCGAACTCGCTCGCCGGTCGGGACATCCTCGGCCGCGGCCGCACCGGCTCCGGTAAGACCCTGGCCTTCGGTCTCGCGCTCCTCGCCCGCACCGCCGGCCGGCGCTCCGAGCCGCGCGCCCCGCTGGCGCTCGTCCTCGTCCCGACCCGCGAGCTCGCCCAGCAGGTCACCGACGCGCTGACGCCGTACGCGACGTCCGTGAACCTGCGTCTCGCCACCGTCGTCGGCGGCATGTCGATCACCAAGCAGTCCGGCACGCTGCGGCGCGGCGCCGAGGTGCTCGTGGCCACGCCCGGCCGGCTGAAGGACCTCATCGAGCGCGGCGACTGCCGGCTCGACCAGGTCTCCATCACCGTCCTCGACGAGGCCGACCAGATGGCCGACATGGGCTTCATGCCGCAGGTCGTCGCGCTGCTCAAGCAGGTCGAGCCGGACGGTCAGCGGATGCTGTTCTCCGCGACCCTGGACAAGAACATCGACCGGCTGGTCAAGATGTTCCTGACCGACCCCGTCGTGCACTCGGTCGACCCGTCCGCGGGCGCCGTGACCACCATGGAGCACCACGTGCTGCATGTGGCCGACGAGACCGACAAGAAGGCCGTCGCCACCAGGATCGCCGCCCGCGAGGGCCGGGTGATCATGTTCGTGGACACCAAGCGGGCTGCCGACCGCTTCGCCAAGCGGCTGCTGGCCAGCGGTGTACGGGCTGCCGCCCTGCACGGCGGACGGTCCCAGCCGCAGCGCAACCGGACGCTCGACCAGTTCAAGAACGGCCAGGTCACCGCGCTCGTGGCGACGAACGTCGCGGCCCGCGGCATCCACGTCGACGACCTCGACCTGGTCGTGAACGTGGACCCGCCGACGGACCACAAGGACTACCTCCACCGCGGTGGGCGCACGGCGCGCGCCGGGGAGTCCGGAAGCGTCGTCACGCTGGTCCTGCCGGAGGAGAAGCGGGAGATGACCCGGCTGATGGCTGACGCGGGCATCGCTCCGCGGACCACCCGGATCAAGTCCAGCGACGAGGAACTCACCCGGATCACCGGGGCCCGTGAGCCGTCCGGCATCGCGGTCGTGGTCGAGGTCCCCCAGCCGACGCAGCCGAAGCCGCGCACGCGGTCGGGCGGTGCGGGTGCCGGTACCGGCGGTACGTTCCGCGCGGGCAGCCGGGGCCGTGGCCGTCGAGGCGGGGCCGGCACCGGCTCCGGGTCCGCTCAGGGCGGCAGCGAGGCGCGCTCGGGCGGTGCGGTTCGGGCCGGCGGAGCGGTTCGCGCCGGCGGATCGGGCCGTGGCAACGGTTCGGGCGCGGGTGCGGGGCGCGCGGGTGGCTCCGGACGAAGCAGCGGCAGTGCGGCCGCGCGAGGCCGCAGGGCGGCGTAG